TGGGATGAAAACTTCTCCTGAATTTAATTATTTAATACACACTGCTTCTATTTTATTAATTGGACTTTCTTCCATACTATATATCTTGGATAAACCAATGCAACATGAAACGAAAGCAAAATATTATCGATTCGATTATGTACGTTTTATACTACCTTATTTTAGTATAATTATTACTTTTTCCTTTATTATCATTCAACCTTGGGATGATAAATTTATGTTAATTGGTCTCGTATTATCACTTATTTTGTTATTCTTGCGGCAACTTTACATGTGGAAAGATAATCAAGCACTAATCCTTACATATGAACAGTTGACTACACAACTAGAGGACGAAGTTGAAGAAGGTGCATTTGCATTATCAAAAAGTGAACAACGCTATAAGTCTTTATTCGAAGATCATCCCGATGCCGTTTTCTCTTTAAATATGAATGGCATTTTTCAACAATCTAATAAGGCATGCGAAAGCTTATTTACTGCCTATTATTGTGAAGTAGGAAGCTATTCTCTGGTACACTTCATTGATTCAAAAGACCACGAACTACTAAAGAAGGCTTTACAAATTACAAAGGAAGGTAGGCCACAAACGTTAGAAGTTCGTACAAAAGAACAAGAAGGCTATTATTATTATCTTCATATTACACTTATCCCTACTTTTATAAACAAAGAAGTGGTCGGAATGTTTGGGATAGCGCGTGATATTACAACTTTATATGAAAAACAAAAACAAGTAGAGCATTTAGCCTTTCACGATGCACTTACTGGATTACCAAATCGCCGAAAGTTCGAAAAAGATTTAAAAGCCATTTTAAATACAGCCCAAACTAACGCAAATGATGTTGCCGTCATATTCCTTGATTTAGATCGATTTAAAAAAATTAACGATAGACTTGGTCATGACGTCGGAGATTTATTATTAATTGAAGTAGCAAAAAGATTACGCGGTTGCTTGCGTTCAAAAGATATCGTCGCTCGCCAAGGTGGAGATGAGTTTACAATTCTATTACCAGAAATGTACTCAGAAAAAAGTGCAATTTTTATAGCTGAACAGATTTTAACTATTTTAAACAAACCATTCTTCATTCAAGGCGAAGAACTCTCTATTACACCAAGTATCGGAATTGCGATGTACCCTGATTATGGAACTAATGTAAATGAGTTAATGAAAAATGCTGATATGGCTATGTACCGTGCGAAAGCAAATGGAAAAAACAGATTTGTTTTCTTCTCAAAAGAAATGAGTATCGCTCAAAATGAAATTCAATTCTTAGAAGGTGAACTTTCAAAAGCATTACAACAAAATGAATTTTTCCTTGAATACCAGCCACAAGTAAGCACAAAAACAAAACAAATTATCGGTTTTGAAGCATTAATACGTTGGAAGCATCCAAAACTCGGTATCGTATCTCCTGCCCAATTTATCCCTCTAGCAGAGGAAACTGGTTTTATTATTGAACTTGGCAATTGGATTTTACGTACTGCCTGCTTAGAGGCAAAAAGATGGCATAATCAAGGTTTTTCTCACTTAAAAGTTGGTGTAAATTTATCTGTTGTTCAATTTAACCATGCAGATTTAATCCCAACTATTTCAAAGGTGTTGGAAGAAACAGAACTGAAACCAGAAGCACTAGATATTGAAATTACGGAAAGCATCGCAATTAATCAAAATCAATCTGTAGTTGCAAAACTAGAACAACTTCAAAATCTCGGTATTCAAATTTCAATCGACGACTTTGGAACTGGTTATAGTTCTTTAGCTTATTTAACAAAATACCCAATCAACACATTAAAAATAGCTCGAGAGTTTATTTGTGGAATTACAACTAGTCCTTTAGAAGAAGCAATTGTCTCTTCCATTATTACACTATCAAAAGAACTAAATTTAAAAGTGATTGCAGAAGGTGTAGAAACAGCAGAAGAATGGGAATTTTTACATAAACAAAATTGTGATCACATTCAAGGATTCTTTATTAGCAAACCTGTTTCTAGTAAAGACGTTTGGATGTTACTCCATAAAAAAACAACCGCCTAAGTAAGACGGTTGTTTTTTAATATTCAAAAGGTAAATCTTTAGCTAATTGTACCTCTTGATCGTTATGAGAAATTATATGGCTTTTCTCTAATGCCGTATCGCCTAATGAAATACCCCATGCCATCGCTAACGTTAATAAACTACCAATAAGTAATTTCTTCATATTCCATCACCCACATTTTTTATTTTAATATATCATGAAAATTTATCCCTATTATATGCAATTATGCATACCCATTTTTTAGGATATTTATCTACTGATTTTATTTACGAGCGCTTCTTTATATGCATGCATTTCTAATATATCAAAAAAGAAACTTGCCTTTTTATATGCATCTTCAACCTCTGCCTCATCGTACTCCAACTTCCCTAGGCATTCACCTCTTTGATAATATAGCTGTCCAATTAATGCCATACTATTAATTCGGCATGATATTTCAATCGCTTTATTTACTTGATAAAGTGACTCTTCATATTGATTATCTAAATATAATGCTTTTGCATGATTATATCTTACCTTCACTTCAAATTCTTCATTATCATGCAATACATCTAATTGTTTTAATATATCTTCAAATAACTCAATACTCTTCTTAAAATAGCTATTTTCAGCATAAATATTTGCAATCGCATTTTCTATATAAAGATTTTGGTATACGTCTATTCCAGCTAACTGTTGATTTAACAATTTTTTCAATTCTAAAATACAATATTCGTAATCGATTTTCTTTAATATGTAAGCTGCTACATGATATTGCCATTGAAGAAACTGCTGAAATTCAGGATGATATTCTTCCTTTTTCAGCTCATTCCATACTTTATTATAAATTTCTTTATATCTTTTTTGCTTACAAAGCATAATGATTTGATCTTTAAACTGTTTTTTTCTTTCAATATCAGAATAAATGAGTACCTCATAAAAATGAATAATGGGAACTTGTAATTTTGCTGCGATACCTTGCAATATATCCATACTTGGGTATACCGCGCCCGATTCAATTCGACTTACTTCCGATTGATGACATATGTTCTCGGATAACTGTTTCTGTGTTAATCCTCTCATCACCCTAATTTTCTTAATTTCACTTCCTAATTTTTCTGCGTGCATACTTACTCACCATCCCATTAGAACAATCTAATTTTTTGAGTTGTCATACCACTACAATAATGTGAATTCGACAATTTTTGATATGAAATAATGCATAATATATATAAAATTCGGCAAATTTTTCATACAATTCATCTCACATACAATAATAGATTAGGAGTGTTATAGATGAATTATAGAAAACTTGCTAGTGCTTTCGTTACATTCGGTCTTCTTTGCCCTTTATCAACAGAAGCTATTCATGCTCAAGAATTAGACAAAAGTGCAGTCAAAGTTGAAATTGCTCAGCCTGGTTTAACAATCGGGAAATTAACACAACCTCAAAATGATACGAAAGAAAATATTGCTAAAAAGTATTTAAAAGGTGAGGTAGATGGGGCTAAAGCTCAACAAGAACAAGTCACTACTGAAAAAAATGTAGATTTCCAACCTACAAATAAAGAAACCAAAGAAAATCAAACCGAAGTTCGCCTTGCACAAACATATAAAAACTATAAAGTATATGGCCAAGATCTCATTGTAAAAGTAGATAAAAATGGAGTAATCACAACTGTTAGTGGTAAAGTTGTTCAAAATTTAAATCAACAACCTAATCTTACTATAACAAATTTTTTGTCGAAAAATGAAGTAAAATCTAAATTACGCGATATAGTTCAAATTCCAAGTGATGCAGTTGAGACAGAATTCTCTAGCGAAACCGTTGTTTATAAGAAAAAAGATGGCTATTATACATTCGCAACTGTTATTACATTTACTTATGAAAACAATGAACAAATTATAAACGGCAATGCTATCGTTGATTTAAAAACTGGCGAAGTACTTTTCCAAGAAAAATTCATTAAAAACAAAGAGAATAAGACTATAAATCAAGTAACGTCACCTAGATTATCCCCTGCAAGTGAGCAAGGAACTGGGAAAAATGC
This genomic interval from Bacillus thuringiensis contains the following:
- a CDS encoding DUF4084 domain-containing protein, with the protein product MINQKKYIQSVIIYIFIFALWIFLIPNELNIKETGILFLFCFAALFSCYCLCKAIRKMTHGDKLFWILLLCTCLCGLAMEITLFLHSLSIHEQVIFSYKALPFFIIQYVLLFVGFAIKFIKIYSIKGLAQFSFDSIFIVIMNIYFTLTFILDLSSFRMLTKETWILIGYFIAQSLVIYAVISLYRREQYSSSRIALIIGFTIILVYGYIHLFQLNFGMKTSPEFNYLIHTASILLIGLSSILYILDKPMQHETKAKYYRFDYVRFILPYFSIIITFSFIIIQPWDDKFMLIGLVLSLILLFLRQLYMWKDNQALILTYEQLTTQLEDEVEEGAFALSKSEQRYKSLFEDHPDAVFSLNMNGIFQQSNKACESLFTAYYCEVGSYSLVHFIDSKDHELLKKALQITKEGRPQTLEVRTKEQEGYYYYLHITLIPTFINKEVVGMFGIARDITTLYEKQKQVEHLAFHDALTGLPNRRKFEKDLKAILNTAQTNANDVAVIFLDLDRFKKINDRLGHDVGDLLLIEVAKRLRGCLRSKDIVARQGGDEFTILLPEMYSEKSAIFIAEQILTILNKPFFIQGEELSITPSIGIAMYPDYGTNVNELMKNADMAMYRAKANGKNRFVFFSKEMSIAQNEIQFLEGELSKALQQNEFFLEYQPQVSTKTKQIIGFEALIRWKHPKLGIVSPAQFIPLAEETGFIIELGNWILRTACLEAKRWHNQGFSHLKVGVNLSVVQFNHADLIPTISKVLEETELKPEALDIEITESIAINQNQSVVAKLEQLQNLGIQISIDDFGTGYSSLAYLTKYPINTLKIAREFICGITTSPLEEAIVSSIITLSKELNLKVIAEGVETAEEWEFLHKQNCDHIQGFFISKPVSSKDVWMLLHKKTTA
- a CDS encoding quorum-sensing peptide PapR, with the translated sequence MKKLLIGSLLTLAMAWGISLGDTALEKSHIISHNDQEVQLAKDLPFEY
- the plcR gene encoding transcriptional regulator PlcR, with translation MHAEKLGSEIKKIRVMRGLTQKQLSENICHQSEVSRIESGAVYPSMDILQGIAAKLQVPIIHFYEVLIYSDIERKKQFKDQIIMLCKQKRYKEIYNKVWNELKKEEYHPEFQQFLQWQYHVAAYILKKIDYEYCILELKKLLNQQLAGIDVYQNLYIENAIANIYAENSYFKKSIELFEDILKQLDVLHDNEEFEVKVRYNHAKALYLDNQYEESLYQVNKAIEISCRINSMALIGQLYYQRGECLGKLEYDEAEVEDAYKKASFFFDILEMHAYKEALVNKISR